A stretch of DNA from Curtobacterium sp. MCBD17_035:
CGACCGACGACGCGTACCGGATGGGCATGACGCCGGTCGCGCCGCCGGCGGCTGCACGGTCCGCGGTGGTGATGGTGACGGGAGCACCGGCGACGTCGACGGCGAGCAGCTCCCCGCCGTCGGCGAGCGTGGTGGTCCGGACCGCGACTCCGGTGCCCTCGAGCGAGCGCCGCACTGCCGGGAGGTCCGCCACCAGCACCTGCAGATCGACCCGTCCGTCGTCGACCGCTCCGGCATCGACGCCGCGGATGGCGAGGACCCCGTCGCCGTCGAACTCCGTCCAGTCGTCGTCGGCAGGGGCATCGTGCCGTCGGAGCCCGAGCGCCGTCGCGAGGTCGTGCCACGCGGCGGGGTGGGCGGTGTCCAGGATGCTGCGGATGGTGGTCATGGCCGTTCCCCCTCCGTCGGGGCGGCCTCAGCACCCGACAGGTACGTGGACATCACGTGTTCGACGAGCGACGAGAGCGAGACCCCCTCGTCGATGGCGCGGTGCTTGAGCTCGCGGACGAGTTCGGCCGGCAGGTACACGTTGAACTGCACCTTGCTGCCGTTACTGGCTACCATGCTAGCAATCTAGACCGAGACGACCCGGGTGTCCATGGTGGTGTCCATGGTGCCGGTCGGGCGACGGCGACC
This window harbors:
- a CDS encoding CopG family transcriptional regulator — translated: MVASNGSKVQFNVYLPAELVRELKHRAIDEGVSLSSLVEHVMSTYLSGAEAAPTEGERP